In Desertifilum tharense IPPAS B-1220, the DNA window GTTGGCGGACAATTAATTTACCGCCAATGGCTTGAAAGAGATTTTTGGTGACGCTCATGTTTAGGCTGAGATGTCCGGTTTCGGGTTGAAACATGAGCAACTGTCCCAAGGATTTCAGCGTGGGTTTGCTAGAGTTGGAACCGTTGGCGCTTAAATGAGTGGCGCAATTGTTGTGCAGGGTTTTCGTATTTTTTGAGGCTGGATCGGCTTGTAGTTGCGACTGGAATTGCAGTTTGAGTTGCGAACCGGCTGGGGTCACTTCTACGGTGACGTGGCTGCCTCTGGGTAAACTGCTGGTAAAGTTTTCAATCAGTCCTGTTAGCACTTGGTCTAATAAGGTTGGATCGCTAACTACCGCAGGCATTTTTTGAGGAAGTGCCACATCTAAGGTTAGGTTACGCCGCCCTGCTTGTTTTTGCCATCGGGGAATGCTTTGTTGAAAGACTTGGGATAGCGATGTGGGGGTAAGTTGAACGGAGGTTTGCGATCGCGCTTCTCGTTCGGAAACGCGGGTGCTTTCTTTGGTTTTATGCGTTTCCATTTCAACCGCCCGGAAAATTAAGCCAAAGCGGTCAATTTGTTCGGTACATTCGCGATCGATGCTATGAAGCCGATCGAGAACGACTTCCGGCAAGTCTCGCCGTTTTAGCAACAGGCGGGTTAAGGTGCGGATCGTGGTCAATGGCGTTTTGACTTCATGGGCGATCGCGCTTAACAATTCGACGGAAGCGTCGGGAACGCGCGGTTTGGCTTCCTGACAGCCTTCTTCTTTGGCTGTGGTTTCTTTGGTATGGCGAACGGAATTGCGATCGCTCTTATCGTTCCAGTCGGGTAAATACTCCAGCAACCCTTGACTAAATTGCGCCACAATTGTGTAATCGGGCGCTTTGGGGGCAAACTGTTCGTAGTAGGCGTCTAGCGCTTGCAGTTGTTCTAGGGTACCGTTGAGAGCAACCCGCGATCGCAAGGCTTGCCAGCACTGCTCGATGACTTGGGGGCTAAAGCTAAACTGAAAATTGGCTTCCCCTGCCTCGTTTTCGCTCCAAACTAAAACTAGACCAAAGCTGCGAGTGAGCGCTAAACAAAATAATTCTGTTTTTAACGGATCGACGGTTGATAAAGAGAGCCAGTTAGATCCTTGCCGATCCTCTTCGGGGTGGGGGTTGGCTGAGTGAGGGGGGGTATAGGTATTGGCCGCCGGGGGTAGCTGAAATGGCATTCCCCCATCGCGATAAAACCCATCGGTGGCAAACAGCCAACTGGTATAGTGTGCCAGCAGTTGGGGATGGCTTAACACGGGTAAGGGGCCTGAGAGAATTAAACCCCGAATCGGACAAATATAAGAATTGTGGGCAGAACAAACGGAGCGATCCGCAGCCCGATCGGCCCGGTTATCTTGGGCAATCTGTTCTAAAATGCTGACTAAAGCCGCGATCGCGCCACACCATTGCCGTTCTGCTTTGCGGTGTCCTGCGGCATTCCGAGAAGGAGAGGTCGCTGGCTCGCTGTGTCGCAGCCGACTGTTTTCCGTTCGATTTTTCTGAGCATCGCTCAGTGGAGTCTCTGCATTACACTGCGCTAATTGCTCCCCTTGAGCGACCACCTCACTTAAGGTTGGCAATATCCACTTACTCACCAATCTTCACCCCAGTACAAGCTAGCAACATCTCTATCTCTAGGTTTTGCTCGTTGAGTCGCTCTCTTTACGCTTTGGTTGAAAGGTCGCAACCCAGGAAAATTCTAAACACAAAGATTCAATCCGGTTCGCCTGAATTTGGCGTTCTATACCTATGAGCGTAACGGCATTACGGATCGATCTCCAGTGGTATAACCGAACTGATTATTCGCAATTTCCCCTCATCGGGAGAACGCTAGAGTTGCAGCGTGCTTGGGGTGAGCTTCAAAGCGGAGATCCTTAAACCCACCAAGGCGTCTCGCCAGTACGCGGATCGAGTTCTGTCCAAGGTGAAAGCCAAATGGCATTGTCTTGCACGGCAACGCGGACTAATTTTAGCGGTAAAGGGGCCGGCCCGCGCACCACAGAGCCATCGGCGCTGTAACGAGAACCGTGACAGGGACACTGAAATTCTCGATCGATTTCATTCCAGGGAAACGTACAGCCTAAATGGGTGCAGTTATCCACAATTCCCATAATATCAAGAGTCCCATCCTGCTGAACCGTTAAGTAGGTGGGTTCGCCTGCTAACCCCGCAACCAGGGCGCGAGTTCCCACGGGCTGGGCTAAGATTTGGCTGGCAGGAATGGGATTGCCTGAAATATCCTTGGCTAGAATAGCTCCCCCTGCACTCATTTCTGAGGGAGGCAGGAAAAATTTAACCGTTGGATAAAGTAGAGATCCCGCAGTGGAAGCGACAACGGCACCCGTTAAAAAGTTAAGCAACTGCCGACGGGACATTGAAGAGTCTTCTAAAGGAAAGCTATCGTTCATGGGTAAGGAGTTGAGCGTAAAAGGGACAAGAAATAGGACGATCCAAACTGCGATCGCCTCAACAGGGAGGGATTTTGGCTTAAATTCCCAACTTTGCTAATACAGACTGGGTTGAAACAATATGCTTATTTAGCCCTAATTTTCCAGGTTTTAAGCCTAAAGCTAGTCCAATGAGTTCTGTAATATAAAGAATGGGCAACTGGTAAGAAACACTGTATTTCTTTTCAATCTCTGGCTGCCGTAATTCTAGATTGGTGGCACAAAGCGGACAAGCCAAAACAATACAATCTGCACCGAGAGATTGCGCTTCATCTAAAAGCTGCTTTGTCAACTCAAAAGCAACCTCTTGTTTAGACACCAGAATTGGGCCGCCACAACACTTGGTTTTTGACCGAAAATCCACAACCTCTGCACCACAAGCCTGAGCCAATCGATCCATTGACATCGGAAAAATGGGAGAATCCCAGCCCGCGATATCGGCGGGACGAGTTAACAAGCAACCGTAGTAGCAAGCAACCTTTAAGCCATTGAGGGGTCTTTGAATATAACTTGTTAGATCCAGGTCATTTGCTAAAACATCAACTACATTTCTGACTCGAATATTGGAATCAGAAATCGAGATTCCCATATCGGAAAGAATGGCCGTAATCTTTTGTTTTTCAGTTTCATTCTCTAAAGCTTTTGCCGCCCGTGCTGACTTGTTATAGCAACCGGAACAGGAGGCTAAAAGGTCGAGATTTTGTTTTTGGGCTAAAGCAACATTTCGCGCCGCCATTGCCATCCCGACATCGTGGGAAACACCGGCTGCAACCGATCCGCCACAACAAGACCAGTCTTGCAGTTCTTCTAACTCAATTCCCAATTCCCGCATAACCACTTTAGTGGACATATCGAACTCTTTAGCCGTGGTGTGGAGGCTGCATCCTGGGTAGTAAGAGTATTTCATGATTGTGCTGCCTTTTCTAACGCTTGGCTAAATGTTGTCGGGTCTTGGATTTTTGCAGGAAAGGGCGACATTTTGCCTTTTAGGGCTAGTTTAATTCCCAATTCTGCTTGTTCTAACATGGCGCTGATACCGCCATATTTCTGCATTAATTCTGGTTCAAAAAGGATGCCGCGTTTTTGAATGAGTTCCACAAAAATTTGATTGAAGCGGGTGGAGTCATTTTCTATTCCTTGGCGAATGGCGATCGCCTTCACCGCCTCTATAACATCCGATGGACGAACCCCGCGCGGACATCGGGAAG includes these proteins:
- a CDS encoding sensor histidine kinase KdpD — its product is MSKWILPTLSEVVAQGEQLAQCNAETPLSDAQKNRTENSRLRHSEPATSPSRNAAGHRKAERQWCGAIAALVSILEQIAQDNRADRAADRSVCSAHNSYICPIRGLILSGPLPVLSHPQLLAHYTSWLFATDGFYRDGGMPFQLPPAANTYTPPHSANPHPEEDRQGSNWLSLSTVDPLKTELFCLALTRSFGLVLVWSENEAGEANFQFSFSPQVIEQCWQALRSRVALNGTLEQLQALDAYYEQFAPKAPDYTIVAQFSQGLLEYLPDWNDKSDRNSVRHTKETTAKEEGCQEAKPRVPDASVELLSAIAHEVKTPLTTIRTLTRLLLKRRDLPEVVLDRLHSIDRECTEQIDRFGLIFRAVEMETHKTKESTRVSEREARSQTSVQLTPTSLSQVFQQSIPRWQKQAGRRNLTLDVALPQKMPAVVSDPTLLDQVLTGLIENFTSSLPRGSHVTVEVTPAGSQLKLQFQSQLQADPASKNTKTLHNNCATHLSANGSNSSKPTLKSLGQLLMFQPETGHLSLNMSVTKNLFQAIGGKLIVRQRPQQGQVLTIFLPLNLKEL
- the petC gene encoding cytochrome b6-f complex iron-sulfur subunit, which encodes MNDSFPLEDSSMSRRQLLNFLTGAVVASTAGSLLYPTVKFFLPPSEMSAGGAILAKDISGNPIPASQILAQPVGTRALVAGLAGEPTYLTVQQDGTLDIMGIVDNCTHLGCTFPWNEIDREFQCPCHGSRYSADGSVVRGPAPLPLKLVRVAVQDNAIWLSPWTELDPRTGETPWWV
- a CDS encoding CoB--CoM heterodisulfide reductase iron-sulfur subunit B family protein; protein product: MKYSYYPGCSLHTTAKEFDMSTKVVMRELGIELEELQDWSCCGGSVAAGVSHDVGMAMAARNVALAQKQNLDLLASCSGCYNKSARAAKALENETEKQKITAILSDMGISISDSNIRVRNVVDVLANDLDLTSYIQRPLNGLKVACYYGCLLTRPADIAGWDSPIFPMSMDRLAQACGAEVVDFRSKTKCCGGPILVSKQEVAFELTKQLLDEAQSLGADCIVLACPLCATNLELRQPEIEKKYSVSYQLPILYITELIGLALGLKPGKLGLNKHIVSTQSVLAKLGI
- a CDS encoding 4Fe-4S dicluster domain-containing protein codes for the protein MTGKTRKCFFGLKVDRQLDGDKMNRTFVDRVMTEGGEGVAIAACMQCGTCSGGCTNIDRMDLSPRTLVLMVQRGEWDKVLQSQSLWLCTSCYICTSRCPRGVRPSDVIEAVKAIAIRQGIENDSTRFNQIFVELIQKRGILFEPELMQKYGGISAMLEQAELGIKLALKGKMSPFPAKIQDPTTFSQALEKAAQS